The following proteins come from a genomic window of Myroides odoratus DSM 2801:
- the fumC gene encoding class II fumarate hydratase translates to MDYRIEKDTLGEVQVPKDKYWGAQTERSRNNFKIGPEASMPHEIIEAFAYLKKAAAYANFDLQVLSQEKRDAIAQVCDEIIAGKLDDQFPLVIWQTGSGTQSNMNVNEVVANRAQVLAGFGIGEGEPVLKANDDVNKSQSSNDTYPTAMHIAAYKAVIESTIPGVTQLKNTLAAKAKAYKDVVKIGRTHLMDATPLTLGQEISGYVAQLEHGLKALQHTLPHLAELALGGTAVGTGLNTPVNYDVVVAKHIADFTKLPFVTAPNKFEALAAHDAIVETHGALKQLAVSLYKIANDIRMLASGPRSGIGEIIIPANEPGSSIMPGKVNPTQCEALTMVAAQVLGNDVTISFSGTQGQYELNVFKPVMAANFIQSAKLLGDACVSFDEHCAQGIEPNHKRIQELVDNSLMLVTALNTKIGYYKAAEIAQTAHANGTTLKEEAVRLGYVTPEDFDLWVDPKKMIGN, encoded by the coding sequence ATGGACTATAGAATAGAAAAAGACACCCTTGGGGAAGTACAAGTACCAAAAGACAAATATTGGGGCGCTCAAACGGAACGTTCAAGAAACAACTTTAAGATTGGCCCAGAGGCATCCATGCCTCACGAAATTATCGAAGCTTTTGCTTATTTAAAAAAGGCAGCAGCTTATGCTAATTTTGATTTACAGGTATTGAGTCAAGAGAAAAGAGATGCCATTGCTCAAGTATGTGATGAGATTATTGCTGGAAAATTAGATGATCAGTTTCCTTTGGTTATTTGGCAAACGGGATCGGGTACACAATCCAATATGAATGTCAATGAAGTGGTTGCCAATCGCGCACAGGTTTTAGCTGGATTTGGTATTGGAGAAGGAGAACCGGTATTGAAAGCCAATGACGATGTCAACAAATCACAATCTTCTAATGACACCTACCCTACAGCTATGCATATTGCAGCGTATAAAGCAGTAATTGAATCGACGATTCCTGGGGTTACTCAACTAAAAAACACCTTAGCTGCTAAAGCAAAAGCATACAAAGATGTGGTAAAAATTGGACGTACGCATTTAATGGATGCGACACCTTTAACGTTAGGGCAAGAAATCTCTGGTTATGTTGCTCAATTGGAACACGGCTTAAAGGCTTTACAACATACGTTGCCTCACTTAGCAGAATTGGCTCTGGGTGGAACGGCTGTAGGAACGGGATTAAATACGCCTGTTAACTATGATGTTGTAGTGGCTAAACACATTGCGGATTTTACAAAGCTACCTTTTGTTACGGCTCCAAATAAATTTGAGGCTTTAGCAGCTCATGACGCGATTGTAGAAACGCATGGTGCACTGAAACAATTAGCGGTATCGCTCTATAAAATAGCCAATGATATTCGCATGCTGGCTTCTGGACCTCGTTCGGGAATCGGAGAGATTATCATTCCAGCCAATGAACCCGGGTCTTCTATTATGCCTGGTAAAGTAAATCCAACGCAATGTGAGGCTTTAACGATGGTGGCTGCTCAGGTATTAGGGAATGATGTAACGATTTCATTCAGCGGTACACAAGGACAATATGAATTGAATGTGTTTAAACCGGTGATGGCAGCTAACTTTATTCAATCAGCTAAATTATTAGGTGATGCTTGTGTTTCTTTTGATGAACATTGTGCACAAGGAATTGAACCTAACCACAAACGCATTCAGGAACTCGTAGATAACTCGTTAATGTTAGTTACGGCTCTAAACACAAAAATTGGTTACTATAAAGCAGCTGAAATTGCACAAACCGCTCACGCCAATGGTACAACCTTAAAAGAAGAGGCTGTTCGTCTGGGCTATGTAACACCAGAAGATTTTGATCTTTGGGTAGATCCGAAGAAGATGATTGGGAATTAA